A window from Manis javanica isolate MJ-LG chromosome 10, MJ_LKY, whole genome shotgun sequence encodes these proteins:
- the LOC118969549 gene encoding olfactory receptor 8S1-like: MALGNHSTITEFILLGLSADPRIQALLFVLFLVIYLLTVMGNLTMLLVIRTDSHLHTPMYFFLSHLSLLYLCYSSITVPKLLENLLSQKKTISVGGCLAQVFFVFDTGGTEGCLLSVMAYDRYVAICHPLFYAQVMSKQVCMRLVCSSWVLSILDAFINILPAMNLDFCKDQSIPHYSCELPSLFPLSCSDVSISFIILLCSSLLHGLGTFFLIVFSYALIVSTILSMSSSSGRGKAFSTCSSHLTAVLLFYGSFFIRYLMPTSGSPLELITSVQYSVVTPLLNPLIYSLKNNEVKAAVRRTFRKYRKY, from the coding sequence ATGGCCTTGGGGAACCACAGCACCATCACCGAGTTCATCCTCCTGGGGCTGTCTGCAGACCCCCGCATCCAGGCCCTGCTCTTTGTGCTGTTCCTAGTGATTTACCTCCTGACTGTGATGGGAAACCTCACGATGCTGCTGGTGATCAGGACTGATTCTCACCTCCACacgcccatgtacttcttcctgagtcacctcTCCTTACTGTATCTTTGTTACTCCTCAATCACTGTGCCCAAGCTGCTGGAAAACCTCCTGTCTCAGAAGAAAACCATCTCTGTGGGGGGCTGTCTGGCTCAGGTCTTCTTTGTGTTTGACACTGGGGGCACTGAAGGCTGCCTGCTCTCAgtaatggcctatgaccgctatgttgccatctgCCACCCTCTATTCTATGCACAGGTCATGAGCAAGCAGGTCTGTATGAGGCTGGTGTGCAGCTCCTGGGTCCTGAGCATTTTGGATGCATTCATCAACATCCTACCTGCTATGAACTTGGACTTTTGTAAAGATCAGTCCATCCCCCACTACAGCTGTGAGctgccctctctcttccctctgtcctgCTCTGATGTCTCCATCAGTTTTATtattcttctctgctccagcctcctgcATGGGCTGGGAACCTTTTTCCTGATCGTATTCTCCTATGCCCTTATTGTCTCCACCATCCTCAGTATGAGCTCCTCCTCAGGGCGAggcaaggccttctccacctgctcctctcaCCTCACTGCTGTCCTCCTATTTTATGGTTCATTTTTCATTCGCTATCTCATGCCAACCTCAGGCTCACCACTGGAGTTGATCACCTCTGTACAGTACAGTGTGGTTACTCCCTTACTGAATCCCCTCATCTACAGCTTAAAAAACAATGAAGTGAAAGCAGCTGTGAGAAGGACCTTTAGAAAATATCGCAAATATTAG